In a genomic window of Rhopalosiphum maidis isolate BTI-1 chromosome 4, ASM367621v3, whole genome shotgun sequence:
- the LOC113556736 gene encoding ras-related protein Rab-40C, translating to MSLDTDGCPQQKEYDYLLKFLLVGDSDVGKQEMLNDLEDGSSESPYCSGSAYKTTIILLDGKRVKLQLWDASGQGRLCTIIRSYSRGAQGVLLVYDITNKWSFDGLDRWLKEVEEHAPGVPKVLVGNRLHLAFKRQVSVKEAESYASKHHMTLFEVSPLCDFNIRESFSELARRALHRNGMERLLRSNKVLSLQELCCRAIVARTTQYGINQLPLPVTIKSHLKSYALTSFSTLSMSLPRNTSASKKIKLPSNNTGVSRQHGHPAHSLSHHHHLKNTPLSISTSYITRNSCTIS from the exons ATGTCGCTTGACACCGACGGTTGTCCGCAGCAGAAAGAGTACGATTACCTGCTGAAATTCCTCTTGGTCGGTGACAGTGATGTGGGTAAACAAGAGATGCTCAATGATCTGGAGGATGGATCATCCGAGTCACCATATTGCAGCGGAAGCG cATACAAAACTACTATTATACTCTTGGATGGTAAACGAGTAAAATTACAACTGTGGGATGCTTCAGGTCAAGGGCGTTTATGCACAATAATCAGATCTTATTCAAGAGGAGCACAAGGTGTTTTGTTAGTTTATGACATAACTAATAAATGGTCATTTGATGGATTAGATAGATGGCTAAAAGAAGTTGAAGAG cATGCACCTGGAGTTCCAAAAGTCTTGGTTGGCAATCGCTTGCATTTGGCGTTTAAAAGACAAGTTAGTGTCAAAGAAGCAGAATCCTATGCCTCAAAACACCATATGACTTTGTTTGAAGTTAGTCCACTCTGTGATTTCAACATTAGAGAAAGCTTTAGTGAATTAGCAAGGAGAGCATTACATAGAAATGGAATGGAAAGACTCTTGCGATCAAATaaag tgttaAGCCTCCAAGAGTTATGTTGTCGTGCTATTGTAGCAAGGACTACTCAGTATGGTATAAACCAGTTGCCTCTACCTGTAACAATTAAGTCACACTTAAAGTCATATGCATTGACTAGTTTCTCAACTTTATCTATGTCATTACCACGTAATACTTCGGcatccaaaaaaattaaattgcctTCTAACAATACGGGTGTATCAAGACAACATGGTCACCCTGCACATTCTCTATCGCATCatcatcatttaaaaaatacaccatTGAGCATTTCAACATCATACATTACAAGAAACTCTTGTACAATTTCATGA
- the LOC113548883 gene encoding ADP/ATP translocase 4-like gives MPISKKDKERSSLHEFGLDAVSSAVATAIARSVVAPFDRVKIISQVHYTSIVNGQNNLHYHPGILTTLNQIYREQGLRALWFGNFTNILRFVPSQTNNYYDIRQMYYVITIGANPRGAKSASTPN, from the exons ATGCCAATTTCG aagaaAGATAAAGAACGCTCTAGTCTCCATGAATTCGGTTTGGACGCAGTGTCCAGTGCTGTTGCCACAGCGATAGCACGATCAGTTGTTGCTCCATTTGATagggttaaaattatttctcag gTTCATTATACATCTATTGTAAACGgtcaaaacaatttacattatCATCCAGGAATCTTAACaacattaaatcaaatttatcgcGAACAAGGTTTACGGGCACTATGGTTTGGAAATTTTACCAACATTTTGAGATTTGTTCCTTCtcag actaATAATTACTATGATATAAGACagatgtattatgttataaccaTTGGCGCGAATCCCAGGGGTGCTAAGAGTGCTAGCACCCCTAATTAA
- the LOC113556745 gene encoding ADP/ATP translocase 4-like, whose protein sequence is MFGLNTFYLKLLLSNIKHKDSGWSHTALSLISGGLSGATTLCMFYPLLFCQTHLAAHVGPLVDREYTGLLDCIQKTVHTNGVRALYTGFAIAANGMVINKAIYFGAYYSFNKTILDHSNSLVSNEEKDAKLPFWIRFATAQVSTYLSQLFSYPLDTIGRVLIVQTAQEEKLYLNARDCFTKLWNSQGLSGLYRGMLPNMIRSSGSALILVLHDEFKWTLSKMGLFGGDIQDD, encoded by the exons ATGTTTGGACTTAAcacattttatctaaaactaCTTTTGagcaatataaaacataaagatAGTGGCTGGAGTCATACTGCTTTGAGCTTAATATCTGGTGGATTGTCTGGTGCAACCACCTTATGTATGTTCTATCCACTTCTTTTCTGTCAAACTCATTTAGCTGCCCATGTCGGTCCCTTGGTTGACCGGGAATATACTGGACTACTggattgtatacaaaaaactgTTCATACAAATGGTGTTCGAGCTTTGTATACAG GATTTGCTATTGCAGCTAATGGGATGGTCATAAACAAGGCTATTTACTTTGGagcttattatagttttaataaaaccattCTAGATCATAGTAATAGTCTAGTTTCTAATGAAGAAAAAGATGCAAAGTTACCATTTTGGATACGTTTTGCAACCGCACAG GTTTCCACTTACTTGTCACAATTATTCAGCTATCCTCTTGACACGATTGGTAGAGTATTAATAGTTCAAACTGCAcaagaagaaaaattatatctaaatgCCAGAGACTGTTTTACTAAACTGTGGAATTCTCAGGGTTTATCAGGCTTATATCGAGGAATGTTACCTAATATGATTCGATCAAGTGGTTCGGCTCTAATTCTTGTGCTGCACGATGAATTCAAATGGACACTGAGTAAAATGGGTTTATTTGGAGGAGACATTCAAGacgattaa
- the LOC113549455 gene encoding plexin-A3-like, translating into MFVGKRSKKRFWNNLFTNRLWLAIVIMMSMTAGSGAMAAVESPSTIAPEQTTAITARPNVTVDCVARNTCVDCAAAAPACSWSLVRQSCNTTAATEKQLIEDPGDDGHHHPPTQPVRDAGSCPRFKVNYQKQTTLDTTNRTVNVKVSNDPTGTFRTLLERGEVLCHLNEMKYPGQVESGGRQITCESDYSESVNSSLSSSMVYFAVSVNGVALAFDDKREHYLDFTVPRNACVTDNQLGPSDECKVCLWDDDVYRYYCQWCPKSNPCTGSYQQCDVRRLADPGRVTPVKDVLVRCPEVRIESIEPLYGSWAGGTTIRIAIGNHRTLSENKVTVIKVADSRCLLPTVSMDGKTVTCTIPPTNSSTLNQGPVEVTYRSEVNKLLPSFTLRSNQSFYFVEPVITNVWPSCGPVTGGTRVTIRGRFLDAGNTVRVYMRDNITCAVQAHSQNEVTCLTGASDGPSSSAIRIEFDHYLSKYVYEPPFVYTSTPTMDVGQSFRGISSGGTQLSVHGQNLVCIRNALVHVLYNGIQYTGGCDVKNNTYMECTAPTINRPAPHQVTALQFGFQADYNDTIVKILLPTGTPDYTLYPDPVFTDFETNGRTVTVYGINIDQGYDHDADLSVLFHRTGVPCNVTSVQPDRIVCRPPKRLSFNDHGGRSDEGQADDYSEDDDDDELPAALVNDEIIVTVGNLVYEVKRKPQTIRRNFPVRINTIIFGGIALVSLIITIVAAIVYCMKIAMTISNQQTEMRSLCEHLNSTEIGIRTGTETGNTCRDDVESATAPVCNERS; encoded by the exons ATGTTTGTGGGTAAACGTTCAAAAAAACGGTTCtggaacaatttatttaccaaTCGACTATGGCTGGCTATAGTGATC atgatGTCGATGACGGCCGGCAGTGGCGCGATGGCAGCGGTCGAATCGCCGTCGACGATCGCACCCGAGCAAACCACCGCCATCACGGCCAGGCCTAACGTCACGGTGGACTGCGTGGCGCGCAACACGTGCGTCGATTGCGCGGCCGCGGCGCCCGCGTGCAGTTGGTCGCTGGTGCGACAGTCGTGCAACACCACCGCGGCGACGGAAAAACAACTGATCGAAGACCCGGGCGACGACGGCCACCACCACCCGCCGACACAGCCGGTGCGCGACGCTGGATCGTGTCCGCGGTTCAAGGTCAACTACCAGAAACAGACCACCCTGGACACGACCAACCGCACGGTGAACGTGAAGGTGTCCAACGACCCGACCGGCACGTTCCGGACGCTGCTCGAACGGGGCGAGGTGTTGTGCCATCTGAACGAGATGAAGTACCCCGGCCAGGTGGAGAGCGGCGGGCGGCAGATCACGTGCGAGTCCGATTACTCCGAGTCGGTCAACTCGTCGCTGTCGTCGTCGATGGTTTACTTCGCGGTATCCGTCAACGGCGTCGCGCTGGCGTTCGACGACAAACGCGAACATTACTTGGACTTCACGGTGCCCCGGAACGCGTGCGTCACCGACAACCAGCTGGGGCCCAGCGACGAGTGCAAGGTGTGCCTCTGGGACGACGACGTGTACCGGTACTACTGCCAGTGGTGTCCAAAGAGCAACCCGTGCACCGGGTCGTACCAACAGTGCGACGTCCGCCGGCTAGCCGATCCCGGTCGCGTGACACCCGTGAAAGACGTGCTGGTCCGGTGTCCCGAGGTCCGGATCGAGTCCATCGAACCGCTGTACGGGTCGTGGGCCGGCGGCACGACCATACGGATCGCCATCGGCAACCACCGGACGCTGTCCGAGAACAAGGTGACCGTGATCAAGGTGGCCGACAGCCGGTGCCTGCTACCCACCGTGTCCATGGACGGCAAGACGGTCACGTGCACCATACCGCCGACCAACTCGAGCACGTTGAACCAGGGCCCGGTGGAGGTGACGTACAGGTCGGAGGTGAACAAGTTGCTGCCGTCGTTCACGCTCAGGTCCAACCAGAGTTTCTACTTCGTCGAGCCGGTCATAACGAACGTGTGGCCGTCGTGCGGTCCCGTCACCGGCGGCACCCGGGTGACGATCCGCGGCCGGTTCTTGGACGCCGGCAACACCGTTCGGGTGTACATGCGGGACAACATCACGTGCGCGGTGCAGGCGCACAGCCAGAACGAGGTGACCTGCCTGACGGGCGCCAGCGACGGCCCGTCGTCCAGCGCGATCCGCATCGAGTTCGACCACTACCTGAGCAAGTACGTGTACGAGCCGCCGTTCGTGTACACGTCCACGCCCACCATGGACGTCGGCCAGTCGTTCCGGGGCATATCGTCGGGCGGCACGCAGCTGTCGGTGCACGGCCAGAACTTGGTGTGCATCCGCAATGCGCTGGTGCACGTGTTGTACAACGGCATACAGTACACGGGCGGGTGCGATGTGAAGAACAACACGTACATGGAGTGCACGGCCCCGACCATTAACCGGCCGGCGCCGCATCAGGTGACCGCGCTGCAGTTCGGGTTCCAAGCCGACTACAACGACACCATCGTCAAGATATTGTTGCCCACCGGTACGCCCGACTACACGCTGTACCCGGATCCGGTGTTCACTGACTTCGAGACCAACGGACGAACCGTTACCGTTTACGGTATTAACATCGACCAGGGTTACGACCACGACGCCGACCTGTCGGTGCTGTTCCACAGGACCGGCGTGCCTTGTAACGTCACGTCCGTGCAACCGGACCGCATCGTGTGCCGGCCGCCCAAACGGCTGTCGTTCAACGACCACGGCGGTCGTTCGGACGAGGGTCAGGCGGACGACTACAGcgaagacgacgacgacgacgagttGCCGGCGGCCCTGGTCAACGACGAAATCATCGTCACCGTCGGCAACCTGGTGTACGAGGTCAAGAGGAAGCCGCAGACGATCCGGCGCAACTTCCCGGTCCGGATCAATACCATCATCTTCGGCGGCATCGCGTTGGTGTCGCTGATCATCACCATCGTGGCGGCCATTGTGTACTGCATGAAGATCGCAATGACTATTTCCAACCAGCAGACGGAAATGCGGTCGCTCTGCGAGCACCTCAACAGCACCGAAATTGGAATCAGGACCGGAACTGAAACCGGTAACACCTGCAGAGACGACGTCGAGTCTGCCACGGCACCGGTCTGCAATGAACGATCATag
- the LOC113548581 gene encoding uncharacterized protein LOC113548581 isoform X3, with protein sequence MTVNRHLKFGRHLKHLSLYQFVFLISILTAVHEILAESELSGITTLNESTTENGIACAERWTCTSCTKGMTPLCSWSVPEQMCVNSVAVAAQNRLVITDGSSCPKFSVKKSNSTTNDKNIKITVMVNDGDIGFVNLLANSSVKCQLNNKFIGAKVEGDRISCMSGPVKSHYKLKCWEFQPVISHLLILFDDKFLRFDDENDHYVTSYPSDCPTLNCSHCYRNNGTHRFYCKWCSPDNKTENTPFHYCDVRNNLNFTKLNSDNMQINETCYARSPAVVKTSVTPKTTVQSYQPQPEGAADNNNSSPTVPTVDDGQTIGGIVSGGTTFMVKGRRFSNLLDMKACVLNKTACGYCNFRDDTLMECKSPKIVINDPQPQSVIETQPLVFYAKNSIGNKIEFESKIKYNIYHDPVFTDFVVNGCCNVTVNGLHLDQGYAAKDLSILPDADNSSSRCLVTWTDSTQITCQLTQSSLSQLDQLPKQINVKLGNYNSVVNITKQKTSHFRSSLSAILPGVVITIGAYVSFIAVLCVALIFFKSSKNYDLLHLHGRQHLAEMRPLNESDDYDNNSESKNILSVCDKH encoded by the exons ATGACTGTCAATAGACATCTTAAATTTGGGCGTCATTTAAAGCATTTATCATTGTATCAATTTGTATTCCTAATTAGCATa TTAACTGCGGTGCACGAGATACTAGCTGAGAGCGAATTATCGGGAATTACAACGTTAAATGAATCCACGACCGAAAACGGAATTGCGTGCGCTGAGCGATGGACCTGCACATCGTGTACAAAAGGGATGACGCCGTTGTGCAGCTGGTCCGTTCCCGAACAAATGTGCGTGAATAGCGTTGCGGTAGCAGCGCAAAACCGGCTGGTGATCACCGACGGATCGTCCTGTCCAAAGTTTTCAGTCAAAAAAAGCAACAGCAcaacaaatgataaaaatataaaaattacggtTATGGTTAACGACGGTGACATTGGTTTCGTCAATCTGTTGGCTAATAGTAGCGTCAAGTGTCAGCTGAACAACAAATTCATCGGGGCCAAGGTGGAAGGCGACCGAATCTCTTGTATGTCGGGACCCGTTAAATCGCACTACAAATTAAAGTGCTGGGAATTTCAACCGGTCATCAGTCATCTGTTGATCTTGTTCGATGACAAGTTTTTGAGATTTGACGACGAAAACGACCACTACGTGACCTCGTATCCTAGTGATTGTCCGACACTCAATTGCTCACATTGTTATCGGAACAACGGCACGCACAGATTTTACTGCAAGTGGTGTAGTCCTGATAACAAAACCGAGAACACACCGTTTCATTACTGTGATGTAcggaataatttgaatttcacGAAACTGAATTCCGATAACATGCAAATCAACGAAACGTGTTACGCCAGAAGTCCGGCCGTAGTGAAGACATCTGTGACGCCGAAAACGACAGTCCAATCGTACCAGCCCCAACCGGAAGGTGCCGCGGACAACAATAACAGTTCTCCGACCGTTCCGACAGTGGACGACGGCCAAACAATCGGCGGTATCGTATCTGGCGGCACCACGTTTATGGTGAAGGGTCGAAGATTTAGTAACTTGCTGGACATGAAGGCTTGCGTTTTGAATAAAACCGCGTGTGGATACTGTAATTTCCGTGACGATACGCTCATGGAATGCAAATCTCCCAAGATCGTCATCAACGATCCGCAACCGCAATCTGTAATTGAAACTCAACCGTTGGTGTTTTATGCTAAAAACTCTATCGGAAATAAGATAGAGTTCGAGTCGAAGATCAAATACAACATATACCATGATCCGGTTTTCACGGATTTTGTGGTAAACGGTTGCTGTAACGTCACCGTAAACGGTCTGCATCTTGACCAAGGTTACGCCGCTAAGGACTTGTCTATTTTACCGGACGCTGATAACTCGTCGTCCCGTTGCCTGGTCACTTGGACGGACAGTACACAGATCACTTGTCAGCTGACACAGTCATCGTTGTCTCAGTTAGACCAACTTCCTAAACAGATAAATGTTAAgttaggtaattataatagcGTCGTGAACATAACGAAACAAAAAACCAGTCATTTCAGAAGTTCGTTGTCTGCGATATTGCCAGGTGTCGTCATCACTATAGGTGCGTATGTTTCTTTTATCGCAGTTTTATGTGTAGCtctcatattttttaagtcttCAAAGAACTATGACTTATTACATTTGCATGGCCGTCAGCACCTTGCGGAAATGCGGCCGCTCAACGAAAGTGATGACTACGACAACAACAGCGAATCTAAGAATATTTTGTCGGTATGTGATAAACATTAG
- the LOC113548581 gene encoding uncharacterized protein LOC113548581 isoform X1, producing MSQETYQRSDYGIKDNLQISYILSCGRAAVGHARPHTIGVHHVSLQQQQQLPRNKLYSSDMTVNRHLKFGRHLKHLSLYQFVFLISILTAVHEILAESELSGITTLNESTTENGIACAERWTCTSCTKGMTPLCSWSVPEQMCVNSVAVAAQNRLVITDGSSCPKFSVKKSNSTTNDKNIKITVMVNDGDIGFVNLLANSSVKCQLNNKFIGAKVEGDRISCMSGPVKSHYKLKCWEFQPVISHLLILFDDKFLRFDDENDHYVTSYPSDCPTLNCSHCYRNNGTHRFYCKWCSPDNKTENTPFHYCDVRNNLNFTKLNSDNMQINETCYARSPAVVKTSVTPKTTVQSYQPQPEGAADNNNSSPTVPTVDDGQTIGGIVSGGTTFMVKGRRFSNLLDMKACVLNKTACGYCNFRDDTLMECKSPKIVINDPQPQSVIETQPLVFYAKNSIGNKIEFESKIKYNIYHDPVFTDFVVNGCCNVTVNGLHLDQGYAAKDLSILPDADNSSSRCLVTWTDSTQITCQLTQSSLSQLDQLPKQINVKLGNYNSVVNITKQKTSHFRSSLSAILPGVVITIGAYVSFIAVLCVALIFFKSSKNYDLLHLHGRQHLAEMRPLNESDDYDNNSESKNILSVCDKH from the exons ATGTCACAAGAGACGTATCAAAGGTCTGATTACggtattaaagataatttacaGATATCTTACATACTGTCGTGTGGTCGTGCGGCGGTTGGTCATGCACGTCCCCATACAATCGGCGTGCACCACGTGAGTTTGCAGCAACAACAGCAGCTACCG agaAACAAACTTTACTCAAGTGACATGACTGTCAATAGACATCTTAAATTTGGGCGTCATTTAAAGCATTTATCATTGTATCAATTTGTATTCCTAATTAGCATa TTAACTGCGGTGCACGAGATACTAGCTGAGAGCGAATTATCGGGAATTACAACGTTAAATGAATCCACGACCGAAAACGGAATTGCGTGCGCTGAGCGATGGACCTGCACATCGTGTACAAAAGGGATGACGCCGTTGTGCAGCTGGTCCGTTCCCGAACAAATGTGCGTGAATAGCGTTGCGGTAGCAGCGCAAAACCGGCTGGTGATCACCGACGGATCGTCCTGTCCAAAGTTTTCAGTCAAAAAAAGCAACAGCAcaacaaatgataaaaatataaaaattacggtTATGGTTAACGACGGTGACATTGGTTTCGTCAATCTGTTGGCTAATAGTAGCGTCAAGTGTCAGCTGAACAACAAATTCATCGGGGCCAAGGTGGAAGGCGACCGAATCTCTTGTATGTCGGGACCCGTTAAATCGCACTACAAATTAAAGTGCTGGGAATTTCAACCGGTCATCAGTCATCTGTTGATCTTGTTCGATGACAAGTTTTTGAGATTTGACGACGAAAACGACCACTACGTGACCTCGTATCCTAGTGATTGTCCGACACTCAATTGCTCACATTGTTATCGGAACAACGGCACGCACAGATTTTACTGCAAGTGGTGTAGTCCTGATAACAAAACCGAGAACACACCGTTTCATTACTGTGATGTAcggaataatttgaatttcacGAAACTGAATTCCGATAACATGCAAATCAACGAAACGTGTTACGCCAGAAGTCCGGCCGTAGTGAAGACATCTGTGACGCCGAAAACGACAGTCCAATCGTACCAGCCCCAACCGGAAGGTGCCGCGGACAACAATAACAGTTCTCCGACCGTTCCGACAGTGGACGACGGCCAAACAATCGGCGGTATCGTATCTGGCGGCACCACGTTTATGGTGAAGGGTCGAAGATTTAGTAACTTGCTGGACATGAAGGCTTGCGTTTTGAATAAAACCGCGTGTGGATACTGTAATTTCCGTGACGATACGCTCATGGAATGCAAATCTCCCAAGATCGTCATCAACGATCCGCAACCGCAATCTGTAATTGAAACTCAACCGTTGGTGTTTTATGCTAAAAACTCTATCGGAAATAAGATAGAGTTCGAGTCGAAGATCAAATACAACATATACCATGATCCGGTTTTCACGGATTTTGTGGTAAACGGTTGCTGTAACGTCACCGTAAACGGTCTGCATCTTGACCAAGGTTACGCCGCTAAGGACTTGTCTATTTTACCGGACGCTGATAACTCGTCGTCCCGTTGCCTGGTCACTTGGACGGACAGTACACAGATCACTTGTCAGCTGACACAGTCATCGTTGTCTCAGTTAGACCAACTTCCTAAACAGATAAATGTTAAgttaggtaattataatagcGTCGTGAACATAACGAAACAAAAAACCAGTCATTTCAGAAGTTCGTTGTCTGCGATATTGCCAGGTGTCGTCATCACTATAGGTGCGTATGTTTCTTTTATCGCAGTTTTATGTGTAGCtctcatattttttaagtcttCAAAGAACTATGACTTATTACATTTGCATGGCCGTCAGCACCTTGCGGAAATGCGGCCGCTCAACGAAAGTGATGACTACGACAACAACAGCGAATCTAAGAATATTTTGTCGGTATGTGATAAACATTAG
- the LOC113548581 gene encoding uncharacterized protein LOC113548581 isoform X2, with amino-acid sequence MERNKLYSSDMTVNRHLKFGRHLKHLSLYQFVFLISILTAVHEILAESELSGITTLNESTTENGIACAERWTCTSCTKGMTPLCSWSVPEQMCVNSVAVAAQNRLVITDGSSCPKFSVKKSNSTTNDKNIKITVMVNDGDIGFVNLLANSSVKCQLNNKFIGAKVEGDRISCMSGPVKSHYKLKCWEFQPVISHLLILFDDKFLRFDDENDHYVTSYPSDCPTLNCSHCYRNNGTHRFYCKWCSPDNKTENTPFHYCDVRNNLNFTKLNSDNMQINETCYARSPAVVKTSVTPKTTVQSYQPQPEGAADNNNSSPTVPTVDDGQTIGGIVSGGTTFMVKGRRFSNLLDMKACVLNKTACGYCNFRDDTLMECKSPKIVINDPQPQSVIETQPLVFYAKNSIGNKIEFESKIKYNIYHDPVFTDFVVNGCCNVTVNGLHLDQGYAAKDLSILPDADNSSSRCLVTWTDSTQITCQLTQSSLSQLDQLPKQINVKLGNYNSVVNITKQKTSHFRSSLSAILPGVVITIGAYVSFIAVLCVALIFFKSSKNYDLLHLHGRQHLAEMRPLNESDDYDNNSESKNILSVCDKH; translated from the exons ATggag agaAACAAACTTTACTCAAGTGACATGACTGTCAATAGACATCTTAAATTTGGGCGTCATTTAAAGCATTTATCATTGTATCAATTTGTATTCCTAATTAGCATa TTAACTGCGGTGCACGAGATACTAGCTGAGAGCGAATTATCGGGAATTACAACGTTAAATGAATCCACGACCGAAAACGGAATTGCGTGCGCTGAGCGATGGACCTGCACATCGTGTACAAAAGGGATGACGCCGTTGTGCAGCTGGTCCGTTCCCGAACAAATGTGCGTGAATAGCGTTGCGGTAGCAGCGCAAAACCGGCTGGTGATCACCGACGGATCGTCCTGTCCAAAGTTTTCAGTCAAAAAAAGCAACAGCAcaacaaatgataaaaatataaaaattacggtTATGGTTAACGACGGTGACATTGGTTTCGTCAATCTGTTGGCTAATAGTAGCGTCAAGTGTCAGCTGAACAACAAATTCATCGGGGCCAAGGTGGAAGGCGACCGAATCTCTTGTATGTCGGGACCCGTTAAATCGCACTACAAATTAAAGTGCTGGGAATTTCAACCGGTCATCAGTCATCTGTTGATCTTGTTCGATGACAAGTTTTTGAGATTTGACGACGAAAACGACCACTACGTGACCTCGTATCCTAGTGATTGTCCGACACTCAATTGCTCACATTGTTATCGGAACAACGGCACGCACAGATTTTACTGCAAGTGGTGTAGTCCTGATAACAAAACCGAGAACACACCGTTTCATTACTGTGATGTAcggaataatttgaatttcacGAAACTGAATTCCGATAACATGCAAATCAACGAAACGTGTTACGCCAGAAGTCCGGCCGTAGTGAAGACATCTGTGACGCCGAAAACGACAGTCCAATCGTACCAGCCCCAACCGGAAGGTGCCGCGGACAACAATAACAGTTCTCCGACCGTTCCGACAGTGGACGACGGCCAAACAATCGGCGGTATCGTATCTGGCGGCACCACGTTTATGGTGAAGGGTCGAAGATTTAGTAACTTGCTGGACATGAAGGCTTGCGTTTTGAATAAAACCGCGTGTGGATACTGTAATTTCCGTGACGATACGCTCATGGAATGCAAATCTCCCAAGATCGTCATCAACGATCCGCAACCGCAATCTGTAATTGAAACTCAACCGTTGGTGTTTTATGCTAAAAACTCTATCGGAAATAAGATAGAGTTCGAGTCGAAGATCAAATACAACATATACCATGATCCGGTTTTCACGGATTTTGTGGTAAACGGTTGCTGTAACGTCACCGTAAACGGTCTGCATCTTGACCAAGGTTACGCCGCTAAGGACTTGTCTATTTTACCGGACGCTGATAACTCGTCGTCCCGTTGCCTGGTCACTTGGACGGACAGTACACAGATCACTTGTCAGCTGACACAGTCATCGTTGTCTCAGTTAGACCAACTTCCTAAACAGATAAATGTTAAgttaggtaattataatagcGTCGTGAACATAACGAAACAAAAAACCAGTCATTTCAGAAGTTCGTTGTCTGCGATATTGCCAGGTGTCGTCATCACTATAGGTGCGTATGTTTCTTTTATCGCAGTTTTATGTGTAGCtctcatattttttaagtcttCAAAGAACTATGACTTATTACATTTGCATGGCCGTCAGCACCTTGCGGAAATGCGGCCGCTCAACGAAAGTGATGACTACGACAACAACAGCGAATCTAAGAATATTTTGTCGGTATGTGATAAACATTAG